The sequence below is a genomic window from Halosolutus gelatinilyticus.
ACCGAAGCGTTTGACTTCGCCCGGACCCAACGTGGCGACGAGCAGTGGTTTCCGGTATCGTCGACAGGCGTCGAATCCGACCCGGACAGTTCGCGGCCCGCCTCCCGGCTGACGACCGTGCGAAGCGCACCGGTCGAGTGTCGCTCGAGCGTGCGATCGGCTCCCAAATCCGGCCGGAGGCGATGTCCGAGTGACGACGTCGGCCGCCGTGTGCGCTCGGCGACGGTGGGTCTCGTCGCTCGCGGCGGCCCTTCGCGTGCTCGTTCACAGCAACCTCTTCATCTCGCTCGCAGCGGCGAGCGTCGTCGTCACGACGATCGTACTCGCGGACTTGCCGCCCGATCCGCGACCGTTCGCCATCGTCTTCGCGGTCACGATGTTCGTCTATACGGTCAACCGATTCACCGACCTCGAAGAGGACGAGGCGAACGTCCCGCAGCGCGCGGCCTTTATCAAGCGATACGGTCGGCTCTGGCTCGCGATCGGCGCCGTCTGCTACCTCGGGGCGATCGGGTTCGCGATCGCGCTCGACGTCCCTGGGGTCGGCTACATGATCTTGCCGTTGCTCGCCGCCGTGTTGTACTCGACGGTAGGGATCAAGCGTCTGTTTCTCGTGAAGAACCTGTTCGTCGGCGCGGCGTGGGGGCTGATTCCGCTCGGCGTCGGCTACTACTTCGGACAGCCGCGGCGCTTCGAGATCGTGTTTCTGGCCGTCTACGTCGGCGCGATGATCACGATCGCGGCGGTCATCTTCGACGTCAAGGACATCGAGGGCGATCGAGCCGAAGGGATTCGGACGGTGCCGAACACTTACGGCCCCGACCGGACGCGGCTCGTCTCGCAACTGGCGAATCTGCTCGTCGCGGCGGCCGTCGTGGCGGTCGTCGCCCTCGGCTTCCTCTCCCGCGAGTACCTCGTTCTGCTCGCGTTCCAGGCCTACGTCGGTGCCTACATTCCCTTCGCGACCCCCGATCGGGGGCCGCTGTACTACGGATTCGTCGTCGACGGCGAGCACGTCTTTCTGGCCGCGATCGTGCTCGCCTTCGAGTGGCTGGTCTGGTAGCTGCGGGCCGGGGTCGCCTCCCGACGTCGGTAGCGTTCAGTCCCGATCGGTCTCGCTCCAGTCGCAGTCCTGGCACTTCCAGCCGGTGACGAACTCGGTGATCGAGGGCATGTATCCCACGTTCAGCACGTTTCCGCCGCACTCGGGACAGTCCTCCTCTGCCTCCTCGATCGAGTCGACCTCCATCACCGAATCGCCCTCGATCAGCTCCGCGAGTTTCGTTGCTGTAACCATCCGGCCCTGAACGACGCGATTCTCGCTCACGTTCCGGTCTCCGGGAGCGACCACCCTAAGGGTTTCCGCTCGCCACTCGTCGGGTCGCGTTGCGGCCGCGTTCGTCAGCGGATCGAGCGGGTGCGGATACCGAGCGACGGACGCTGGCGCCGTTCAACTAGCGTGCGGTCGACGACGCGACCGCGTCTCTGCGGCTGCCGCCGATCTCCGATCCGCCGTCCTCCTGCCTACCGCGCGCGTACTGGATTCCGACGTGATTTCCCGACGTGAATTCCCCTCCTTTCGACGGAGATCAGCGACCGTTTTGTAACCGCATCCGGTTATCCGAAATCTACAAGCAGTTCGGAAACCGAACGGACAGGCGACACCGGAATCGACGCGATAACTTGGCGTAACCGATCGGGATTACGTCGGCACCCAAAGCTATTTCCTTTCGGCATCTGTCGTGGTATCTATGACGATACAACGGAGATCGTTCATCGCCGCGATCGGCAGCGGCGCTGCGGTCGGGCTCGCGGGCTGTACGGGCCTCGGTAACGAGAGCGACGGCAACTCCGACGGTGACGGTCCGGAGATCAGCGGCGAAACGCTTACGCTGACCACGACGACGAGCACGTACGATACCGGCCTCCTCGACGAACTCAACGCGCCGTTCCAGGATCGGTACGGCGTCATCGTCGACGCCGTCCCCAAGGGGACCGGCGCAGCCCTCGAAATCGCTCGAAACGGCGATTCCGACGTGGTGATGGTCCACGCCCGATCGCTCGAAGACGAGTTCATGGAAGAAGGGTACGGCGTCAACCGACGCGACCTCATGTTCAACGACTTCGTCATCGTGGGTCCGGCCGACGATCCCGCCGGGATCTCGGGGGGCGAGGACGCGCTGGCGGCGTTCACCGAGATTGCGAATACGGGATCGACGTTCGTTTCCCGCGGGGACGAGTCGGGGACCCACACCAAGGAACTCGCGATCTGGGAGGAAACCGGCGTCGGCGACGACGAGTTCGGCGACTGGTACCAGGAAGCCGGGCAAGGAATGGGCGAGGTACTCGTACAGGCCGACCAGAGTGGCGCCTACACGCTCTCCGATCGCGGGACGTACTTGTCGATGCAAGACAAGGTCGATCTGGAGATCCACGTCCAGGGGCCGGTCAAGGGCGGCCCGGAACTGCTCGCGAACCCGTACGGGATCGTCGCTGTCAACCCCGCCGTTCACAACAACGTGAACTACGATCTCGCGATGGCGTACATCGGCTTCGTCACGAGCGTCGAGGGCCAGGAGATAATCGAAGGATACACCGTCGAAGACGAGCAACTGTTCTTCCCCAGAGCGCTCTCCGAAGATCCGAACTTTCAGCAGTACGTTCCCGAGGGGTGGGAATCTTCGGCGAGCGACGACTGAGGTGATCACACCAGAATGCCACTCGACGCCAGTCCGATCGCGCCGCTGCTCGTCGACGCCCCGCCGCTAGTCGCCGAGTTCCCCTTCGAGTGGCCCTACGTTCGGAGCATCGTCCGCGTCTCCCTGTACGTGAGCCTCGCCGCCGTCGCGCTGAGCACGCTGTTCAGCCTCCCGGTCGCCCTTCTCGTCGGATTCAGGGAGTTCCCCGGGAAGGCGCTGCTCACGTCGATCATCAACACCGGGATGGGGTTTCCGAGCGTCGTCGTCGGACTCTTCGTGTTGTTTGCGGTGTCCAATCAGGGGCCGCTCGGCTCGCTCGAGCTCATATTCACCACGGAAGCGATGATCATGTCGCAGTTCGTGCTCGCAACACCGGTCATCACCGGCGTGAGCCTCGCCGCGGTGAGCAGCGTCGAACAGAACGTCCGCGATGCGGCGTACGCGATGGGCGGAACGCGGTTCGACGTCGCTCTCGTGACGATCAAAGAAGCTCGGTACGGCATCGCGACGGCCGTCCTCGCGGGATTCGGGCGGGCGATCAGCGAAGTCGGTTCGGTCCTCATCGTCGGCGGCAACATCACCGGCCCGAACGGGATTTCGAAGACGCGGACGCTCACGACCGCGATCCAACTCGAGGCGCGACAGGGTCGATTCGAAATGGCGTTGGTCCTCGGCGCGATCCTCGTCGTGCTCGTGTTGGTCGTCAACGCGATCGTGGTCCGACTGGGAAGCGGCAACGGGAGGTACCGATGATGCTCGCGGCGAAAGACGTCCACCACGGGTACGGAACCGAGACCGTCTTCGAGGACGTCTCGCTGTCGGTGACGCCCGGCGAGGTCGTCGCGATCATCGGCCCATCCGGCGTCGGAAAATCCACGCTGTTGCGGTTGCTCGCCCTCTTCGACGCGCCCGACGAGGGAGTGATCGAGTACGACGGCGAAGACGTCTGGCTCGCCCCCGAACGGCAGCGACTCGAGTTTCGCCGCCGAATCGGCATGGTCTTCCAGGAGGCGAGTCTCTTCGATGCGAGCGTTCGACGGAACGCCGAGTACGGCCTCCGAATCCGCCGATCGTGGCCCGATCGCCTCCGCCACGAACTCGCGACCCTCGTCGGGCAGCCCAACGGAACCGGCGACGCGCTCGAGGCGCTCGACGCCGTCGGCCTGCGGGAGAAGGCCGACCAGGACGCCGCGTCGCTCTCCGGCGGCGAGGCCCAGCGCGTCGCGTTCGCCCGCGCGCTCGCGTACGATCCGGACGTGCTCCTGCTCGACGAACCGACGTCCGACCTCGATCCGCGGAACACGGCGGTCATCGAGGACGCCGTGTTGCGGGCGCGAAACCGCGGCATCGGCGTCGTCATCGCGACCCACGACATGCACCAGGCCGAACGGGTCGCGGACCGGGTGGCGGTGTTGCTCGGCTCCGAGATCATCGAGGTCGACGACGCCGAGACGGTGTTCGAGAACCCGAGCGACCGCCGAACCCGGAAATTTATCGCGGGCGAACTGATATACTGAGCAACGGAACCGGCGCCAACGCTCCCGATACACCCGACGCTACGAATGACGATCGAAAAGGAATACACCACGAAGCTCTCGGTCGACGGGGTCACGATCGATCGACGCGACGTCGAGATGCTCGACGCGATCGACCGGTACGGATCGATGCACCGGGCGGCGGACGAACTGGGCCGATCGTACGCGCGCCTGCAGAATCGGATCGTCGAGATCGAAGCGGCCGTCGGCTCGATCACGGAACGAACGCGCGGCGGCAGCGGCGGCGGCGGCACCGAACTGACGCGAACGGCCCGCGACCTCCGGCGGCGATTCGATCGTCACGCGGCCGAACTGGACGGCGTCGCACGGGTTACCGAATCGGTGTTTACGGGTCCCGTCCGAGAGCGAACGGGCGAACTGGGGACCGTCGACACGGCCGCCGGTCCGGTCGTGGCCCTCATCCCCGACGATGCGACCGAGGTGCAGGTCAGCGTCCGATCGGACGCAGTCGTCCTGACCGATCCGGACGAAGTGCCCCGATCGGGCGGCACCAGCCTCCGAAATCGGTTTCCGGGGACCGTCGCCCGGCTCGAACCGGGCGCGGCGATTACCAGAGTGACGATCGACCTCGACGGGGACGCCGAGTTGCAGGCGCTCGTCACGGACGCCAGCACCGATCGATTGGGGCTGGAACCGGGCGCGGCGATCGCCGCGTCGTTCAAGGCGACCGCCGCGAGGGCCACCTCGATCGAGCCGAACCCCGACGACCCGGCATGCCAGTGACGACGGATACGCACTAGTATGGTGTGAGCTGATGGCTCCGCGCGACGTATCTGGAGTGAGTTCGCTGCACGTCTCAACTAACGAGCTAG
It includes:
- a CDS encoding substrate-binding domain-containing protein; this translates as MTIQRRSFIAAIGSGAAVGLAGCTGLGNESDGNSDGDGPEISGETLTLTTTTSTYDTGLLDELNAPFQDRYGVIVDAVPKGTGAALEIARNGDSDVVMVHARSLEDEFMEEGYGVNRRDLMFNDFVIVGPADDPAGISGGEDALAAFTEIANTGSTFVSRGDESGTHTKELAIWEETGVGDDEFGDWYQEAGQGMGEVLVQADQSGAYTLSDRGTYLSMQDKVDLEIHVQGPVKGGPELLANPYGIVAVNPAVHNNVNYDLAMAYIGFVTSVEGQEIIEGYTVEDEQLFFPRALSEDPNFQQYVPEGWESSASDD
- a CDS encoding ABC transporter permease, translating into MPLDASPIAPLLVDAPPLVAEFPFEWPYVRSIVRVSLYVSLAAVALSTLFSLPVALLVGFREFPGKALLTSIINTGMGFPSVVVGLFVLFAVSNQGPLGSLELIFTTEAMIMSQFVLATPVITGVSLAAVSSVEQNVRDAAYAMGGTRFDVALVTIKEARYGIATAVLAGFGRAISEVGSVLIVGGNITGPNGISKTRTLTTAIQLEARQGRFEMALVLGAILVVLVLVVNAIVVRLGSGNGRYR
- a CDS encoding TOBE domain-containing protein codes for the protein MTIEKEYTTKLSVDGVTIDRRDVEMLDAIDRYGSMHRAADELGRSYARLQNRIVEIEAAVGSITERTRGGSGGGGTELTRTARDLRRRFDRHAAELDGVARVTESVFTGPVRERTGELGTVDTAAGPVVALIPDDATEVQVSVRSDAVVLTDPDEVPRSGGTSLRNRFPGTVARLEPGAAITRVTIDLDGDAELQALVTDASTDRLGLEPGAAIAASFKATAARATSIEPNPDDPACQ
- a CDS encoding UbiA family prenyltransferase; protein product: MTTSAAVCARRRWVSSLAAALRVLVHSNLFISLAAASVVVTTIVLADLPPDPRPFAIVFAVTMFVYTVNRFTDLEEDEANVPQRAAFIKRYGRLWLAIGAVCYLGAIGFAIALDVPGVGYMILPLLAAVLYSTVGIKRLFLVKNLFVGAAWGLIPLGVGYYFGQPRRFEIVFLAVYVGAMITIAAVIFDVKDIEGDRAEGIRTVPNTYGPDRTRLVSQLANLLVAAAVVAVVALGFLSREYLVLLAFQAYVGAYIPFATPDRGPLYYGFVVDGEHVFLAAIVLAFEWLVW
- a CDS encoding DUF5795 family protein; translated protein: MSENRVVQGRMVTATKLAELIEGDSVMEVDSIEEAEEDCPECGGNVLNVGYMPSITEFVTGWKCQDCDWSETDRD
- a CDS encoding amino acid ABC transporter ATP-binding protein yields the protein MMLAAKDVHHGYGTETVFEDVSLSVTPGEVVAIIGPSGVGKSTLLRLLALFDAPDEGVIEYDGEDVWLAPERQRLEFRRRIGMVFQEASLFDASVRRNAEYGLRIRRSWPDRLRHELATLVGQPNGTGDALEALDAVGLREKADQDAASLSGGEAQRVAFARALAYDPDVLLLDEPTSDLDPRNTAVIEDAVLRARNRGIGVVIATHDMHQAERVADRVAVLLGSEIIEVDDAETVFENPSDRRTRKFIAGELIY